The window GAAGCCCCCATGAAGCGTGGTTCCATGAGCAGTATGCGGCAGCGCTGTGGTCCCAGGCTCAAATCAAACAGCCCCCGCAAAAACAACTCGAAACCCTCTTCAAGAGCCTTGAGCATTACGAACAAAGCACGGTACTCTTTCCTTCGAGTCCGGTTGTATGGGATAACTATGCCCGGGTACTTCGCGAACTGGGAAATATCGTGACGCAATCGGGTGAAACCCAACAAGGAGAGACGCTGCAGAAAAAGGCCGGAGAAATGGCCGCACGCGCACAGGAAATTCGCGTCGCGGACTACCATGCCAACCGGCGCCGGGCAGGTCTCGAGTAAGGAAACGCCTCATGAAAGTACTCGTAATCCACGGCCCAAACTTGAACTTGTTGGGAAGCCGCGAACCGGAAACGTACGGTTCCGCAACCCTGGACGACATCAACAGGATGCTCCGCGAGGAAGCAAGCCGCCTCGGGATCGAGCTCAGCACGGTTCAGTCGAATTCCGAGGGCGCGCTGGTGGAGGCAATACAAGCGGCGAGCGGATGGGCCGACGTGATCATCATCAATCCCGCCGCTTACACGCACACCAGCGTTGCCTTGCGCGACGCCATCTCCGCCGTGGGCATACCCACCATCGAGGTTCACTTGTCTAACATCCACGCCCGGGAGGAGTTTCGCCACAAGTCTCATATCGCGCCCGTCGCAATAGGGCAAATTGCAGGTTTTGGCGCGGACAGTTACAGGCTGGCCCTTATCGCGGCCAAGAATGTCACTCGCGCATGAGACAGCGAATTCCAAAACTCCGCGAACGGCTTGCAGCGGCTGGGGGCGACGCTTTCTTCAGCCTGTCCCCCCCGGCCAACCAGTATCTTTCAGGATTCAGGGGCTCGACGTCGGCCATCGCCGTCACCCATACCGAGGCGGTGTTCTTGTGTGATTTCCGCTACACCGAACAAGCCCAGATTCAGGTGGAGGGCTGGGCCGTCGAAGAGGTCTCCGGCAGTCTGCCCACTCGTCTGGCAGAGCGGCTGGCCGGTCTGGGAGCAAGAACCGCCGTCTACGACCCCCAGGGGCTGACCGTTGCCCAACTGTCTGAAATCCAGCAGGCGCATGACGCAACATTGAAGCCTGACGCCGACATCGTGGCCGCGCTCCGTCAAATCAAAGAACCGGGAGAAATAGAGGCCATTCGACAGGCATCGGCTCTGGCCGAGGGCGTGCTTGCCGACCTGATGTGCGAATTGCGCGCCGGCACGACCGAGCGCGAGTTCGCGGCACGTTTCGAGTACGAATTCAAACGGCGCGGCGCATCGGGGCCAGCATTCGACACCATTGTCCTGTTTGGACCGCGCACATCGTTACCCCACGGCGCGCCGGACGATACGCCGTTGAAGACGGGCGACGCCGTCCTTCTCGACTTCGGCTGCAGACTCAATGGTTATTGCTCCGACTTGACTCGAACCTACGCTTTCGGTACGATCCCGCAACCGTGGTTCGAGGGGGCTTACGAGCTGGTCTTGACTGCTCAGCGCATCGCCCTCGAGGCGGCACGCCCGGGCATCTCGGCCCGTGAGTTGGATGCGACGGCACGCGATTTGATCGAAGAAGCGGGCCAGGGAAAGCACTTCGGGCATGGCTTGGGGCACGGCGTGGGCATCGAGGTCCACGAAGCTCCCCGCATGAATCGTGAATCCGAGACTATACTGGAACCGGGCATGGTAATTACTATCGAGCCCGGCGTTTACTTGCCCGGTCAGGGAGGCATACGCATCGAGGATCTGGTCGCCGTGACCCAAGGCGGCTGCGACGTGCTCTCAGAAACGTCCAAGGAGTTGAGGGTAATTCAAACATGATATCGACGGCGGATTTCAGGAACGGCATTGTCATTATTGAAAACGGCGAACTCATGGAGTTGGTGGACTTCCAGCATGTGAAACCGGGCAAAGGCGGCGCCTTCGTTCGCACGAAACAGAAAAACGTCGTTACCGGGCGCGTGATCGAAAAGACCTATCGCGCGGGAGAAAAATTCGAAGAGGCCCGCCTTCTCGAAACGCCCTTCCAGTACCTTTACAATGATGGCGACCTCTATTTTTTTATGGACCACGAGACCTTCGAGCAGATACCCGTGGGGCCCAAGATCGTCGGAGATAAGAGCGACTGGCTTAAAGAAAACGAGGAAGTCAGCCTGCTCATGTACGAAGGAAAGGTTATTGCTCTGAATTTGCCCATCACCGTAACCCT is drawn from Candidatus Hydrogenedentota bacterium and contains these coding sequences:
- a CDS encoding Xaa-Pro peptidase family protein encodes the protein MRQRIPKLRERLAAAGGDAFFSLSPPANQYLSGFRGSTSAIAVTHTEAVFLCDFRYTEQAQIQVEGWAVEEVSGSLPTRLAERLAGLGARTAVYDPQGLTVAQLSEIQQAHDATLKPDADIVAALRQIKEPGEIEAIRQASALAEGVLADLMCELRAGTTEREFAARFEYEFKRRGASGPAFDTIVLFGPRTSLPHGAPDDTPLKTGDAVLLDFGCRLNGYCSDLTRTYAFGTIPQPWFEGAYELVLTAQRIALEAARPGISARELDATARDLIEEAGQGKHFGHGLGHGVGIEVHEAPRMNRESETILEPGMVITIEPGVYLPGQGGIRIEDLVAVTQGGCDVLSETSKELRVIQT
- the efp gene encoding elongation factor P, which codes for MISTADFRNGIVIIENGELMELVDFQHVKPGKGGAFVRTKQKNVVTGRVIEKTYRAGEKFEEARLLETPFQYLYNDGDLYFFMDHETFEQIPVGPKIVGDKSDWLKENEEVSLLMYEGKVIALNLPITVTLKITRCDPGVQGDRASGGTKPATVETGAAIQVPLFVNEGDTVKIDTRTGQYIERVSTQ
- the aroQ gene encoding type II 3-dehydroquinate dehydratase codes for the protein MKVLVIHGPNLNLLGSREPETYGSATLDDINRMLREEASRLGIELSTVQSNSEGALVEAIQAASGWADVIIINPAAYTHTSVALRDAISAVGIPTIEVHLSNIHAREEFRHKSHIAPVAIGQIAGFGADSYRLALIAAKNVTRA